A window of Strigops habroptila isolate Jane chromosome 5, bStrHab1.2.pri, whole genome shotgun sequence genomic DNA:
TTAACGTTGTCTTCCAGAGGCTAAATACCATGGGGAGCCATGTAAGCCACGGAAATACCTACGTGAGCTGGGATCAGCTGGAGGCTGGCACAATGGGCTGGCAGCAATGGGGATGAGGGACTGGGAGTGCATGGTGCTCACAAAGTGGGCTGGCATGAGCCAGGGTGAAAATGCTGGGGGCCAGCATCCTTGTTCCCATTGGGCTCCCAACAGCAGGGGGCCAGGACAGCTAGCCCCACAGGAGTGTAAGAGACCTGAGAGGGACCCGAGCtgtgtggggtggggaggaggataCCAGGCCCCCCAGTGATCTCTGGCTGGGATCTGCCTTCTGAGGTGCAAGCAGCTATTCCTCTCAAGGTCAGCgtgtctccacagcagagagcagggaaatgAGGAATCGTATTGAGAAATTCCCTCCCTAATGGGATCTCCCCTGCACGTGAGCATGGCGCGGGGATGCCAGTGTGCAGTGGCTGAGCAGGGAGACCGGCACACGGTGCGGGAATGCTGCCACCCCACCTGCGAagctgcagcacccatgggtgcctgGCAAGCGGAGCAGGGTGCCCTGTGGCCTGTGCCTCAAGTCCTGTCCCCAGCTGGACATATGTACTCCAGCCCTGCAGGGTACTTTTCTGGGTCAGCTTCAGGGAGGAAATCATCTTCCCAGTGCAGGCAGGCGCtcctctgcccttcctcctcctcctcatgcaCTCCCTGTTACCTAATTGAGTTTGTCATGCTGGAAAGGCAAAGCCCTGCAGGACTGTGCTGTGCTCTCTCCAGCACGATTTCACAGCTGGCCTCGGAACCCTGGCAGCCGACAAGTGAGTAACTCAGATGggcccctgccctccccacaTGCCCACCTGCCTGGGGCTACAGTGGACAAGGCCACTGTCACTGCTGGACCTTCTTCTCCAGCCCTACCCAACACTGGTCCCTGTCCCTGAGCTGTTTGTCCCCACATGCCCCAGCCTCTGCAACATGTCCCCATCTCTTGCCTGACTCCAGGGTGATTACGATGCTGCTCAGAGATGTCTGAACCGACATGAGATGGAAGCGTTCAGAGAAATGACATTTCCTCCAGCCTGGGAAGCTCATCctcagtttaaaagaaaactaatataAAAGCTGCCCTGGTGTGCAAGGGGCTGATGGTATCAGACTGGCAGCCTCCGGCTCTCAGAGCCACAATAAATCTCAGCAAGTAGCCgagccagctccagcagccccatgcAGATGCGCCGGCATGGTGCGGGGGGGCCGAGCCGTATCCTGGGGATGGTGGGGGACACACGGGCTGGAAGGGGCAGCTCAGTGTGGGCTGAGGTGACCCACGGGGAGCGCAGGGAGTCCGCTGCAGTGCTCCTGCTCACAGCGGCACAGGCGGGACAGTGCCAGGGCCGGTGCCAGCCCTGGGGTGTGGGGCCATGCGGGTGGCGAGGGCAGCCCCATGGCCTCGGCTTTGTGTCCTCGgggagcccagctctgccccagggaAGCACTGCGGCCTCGCAAGAGCATTTGCTCCTCCAGCAGAGCAAGCGGCACCGGTGGCATCCCGTGGCGGGTGGAATGTGGACCGTCCTTCCCCGGGACACACCGTGCCTGGGGCCGGCTGTTCCCCGCTGCCGCACGGCCGGCgctgccggcggcggggccgggatGCTGCCCTCACCCGCCCTGCGCAGGACCCGAGGGCAGCTGGGAGGAGACACAGTgctgcccggcccggcccaggGGCTGCTCCGGTACCGGGACGGGCGCTGGAAGCTGGCGCCCGGCGGCACCCAAACGCGGGGCCCTGCTGCCCCCTGCCGGAGACCGGCCCCTCCAgtggagcaacctggtctagtggaaggtatccctgctagtggcaggggggttggaattagatgatctttaaggtcccttccaacccaaaccattctatgactctatgattctatgccagCTTGGATCCTAGCTGGGCCCTCAGGATGGGTACAGAGTCACGCCTTGCTCAGGCAGCAAGGCAGCAGCATGGATGGTGCTGGAGTCGCTGCTGAGGCAAGCAGGAGTTCCCCTCTTGCCACTTCCCACTTTCACTGCTGCCCTCGTCCTGCCCAGCTGCCACGGAGTAGCAGGGATGATGTCCTTCGCAGGGGGTACAACAGCCCTGGCTCATCCTGGGGTTGCAGAGGCTGGGGACCCCCTGGGGGCCATCCCATGCCAGAGGCGGgtgcctgggagcagcagcaggagatgagAAGCTGCCAGGAGCGTGGTGCTGAGCTTTAAAGGCACCCTGACAGGCTGTCGGGGCCCTGCCAGCCGCACTGACAGCACAGTGCAGAGACACCCCCCGCCACTGCCACGCTCTGATCACAGCCTCACTGTCACTTCAAAGAGCCCGCCGGGCTCAGGTGGGCTCACATGCAGCTCCCGCCCCATGGCTCTATGCCTCATGACCCACAGTCCCGCTTCTCCTGCCCCACAGGTCCCAGATACACTGGAGTCCTCAGCTCCTGGGCAGGGAATTCCAGTGTACAGCACCAAGTACCAAGGTACACATGTGGtcctgagcagtgctggcaggaggCGATGGCCCCCCGGGCCTGGCACTGTCCTGcctctgtggggcagggctCCCAGCCCCAAAGCAGCCACAGCTGGGCACCTGGGGGTCTAGGCAGGGATCCAGGGGGGCTGCAGTACCAAGGCACAGACAATGGAGATGAGCTGGCATGCAGCATCTCTATGCACAGGTTTCATACAGTGTCACTGGGACAGGGAATCGCCATCCAGACATGGGTGCCCACCATGCTGGGGCACTAGGGGCTGCCAGTTCCCTCTGCCCAGAGCAAGACAACACCCCCCATGCCCTGTCTCCCATCCCAGCCCAGCTCAGGGAGGAATTTTCCATTCCTGAATGGAGGTTGGGGGAAGGCGTGTTTGTAGCAgcccccttctctcccccctccaTCGCCCGTCACTGGAGCAGCTCCGGAAGGCACCTGCCACGTTTGTCTCTAGGTAGGTGCAGAGCAAAAGCCTCCGTGGAGGGAGAGCTCTCTGGAGGGACCCTGGGCAGCCTTGGGAGCAGCCTGCACCCCACTTTCCAGAGGAGCCACTCTGCCTGCAGCCATGCCTCTGTCCCTTGCCTGCTGCCAGGATGGGGAAGCCCTGACAGCGGCTCAGGATGGAGGTGCTGCCCACCTTGCTGTCGGCATCCTGCGAGCCACCAGGATCCCCGGACTGCACTACATGTGCACCCGGCCGCAGTCCCGCCTGCGCCGCCTGCTCTGGAGCCTGGCCTTCCTGGCCTCCACCGGGCTGCTGGCCACCACCACCATCGACTGCCTGCACCACCTCCTCTCACGCCCCGTGCACATCCGGGCACGCCTTACCCGAGCCTCCCAGCTCCGCTTCCCGGCCGTCACCCTCTGCAACCCCAACCGAGCACGCTTCCTGCACCTCACCAAGCCTGACCTCTACTCAGTGGGGCAGTGGCTGGGGCTGGCCTGGGAGAACCACTCGCTGGTGCCTGAgatgctggctgtgctgggggaggaCCGGCACACGTGGCTGACACGTCTTGCTAACTACTCACGCTTCTTGCCACCCCGCCGCTCCGAGCACACCATGCAGAGCTTCTTCCACCGCCTGGGTCACCAGATCGAGGACATGCTGGTGGACTGCCGCTTTCAGGGAGAGCACTGCGGCCCCCAGCACTTCACCCCTGTGAGTTCCCACCTCGTGGCGGCATGACAGCCAGGATgccccatgggtgctgggggcgaTGCTTCACATCCCCCAGCAAGGGCAGAGGGGTGACAGCATGGGAGGGGGAGGCTTAGATGAGCCCTTTCAAACTGTTCCCCTTTCTAGCACTGCCAAAGGATTGCAAAGGAGTCCCTGGACCTCATCCTGCTTGCAGAACACCCTGCCAaacccctgcctgctccctcaCCACGCCCTTTTTCCATCCCCAGGTCTACACACGCTATGGTAAGTGCTACACCTTCAATGGGGACCGGAGGAACCCACGGGTGACCCGCCAAGGTGGCATGGGCAACGGGCTGGAGATCATGCTGGACATCCAGCAGGAGGAGTACCTGCCCATCTGGAGAGAGACCAGTGAGTGGGGCATCGGCATGGGCAGGGCACAGGTGAGGGGTGCGTGAGGGAGGGCTGCTGGGCAAGCAGGGCACACGGTGAGGGCTATGGGGCAAGCAGGCACCGGAGGTGTGCTGTGTGGGTGCAGGCATGCAGCCCCTCTGTCCTTCTCCCACAGACGAGACGTCATTTGAAGCTGGCATCCGGGTCCAGATTCACAGCCAGGATGAGCCACCCTACATCCATCAGCTGGGCTTTGGTGTCTCGCCCGGCTTCCAGACGTTCGtgtcctgccaggagcagcGGGTAAGGAAGGATCCTCACAGCCTGGGGAGGCGCCTGCAGGCACCCAGCCCAGCGCAGCCCTGCAGCAATGCCCCTCTCACCCTGGCAGCTCACCTACCTGCCGCAGCCATGGGGGAACTGCCGGGCCAGTGTGCAGGGGGAGCAGACGCTGCCTGGTTATGACACATACAGCATTGCTGCCTGCCGCCTGCAGTGCGAGAAGGAGGCCGTGGTGCGGAGCTGCCACTGCCGCATGGTCCACATGCCAGGTGAGGGGTGTGCATGATGGCATGGGGACACCGGCCTGGGGCTCCCCAGCCAGCTACAGCCTGCACCAAACGATAACCTCTGCCCAATCCATCTCCATCCAAGGACCACCCCATCCTCTCCACATACTGGGTCAGCCCCTGTCCTACCCGCCTTACACCCAAGGTCAGCCCCTTCCCTGTCTGCCTTGTACCCAGGGGccacccctgccccagccaACCTGCATCCAAGGCCACCTATCCCATCCCCTCCACATCCAAGGGCCACCCCTGCCCCACTGCCTTCAGGGGAGTGAATCaagggcagggagcagaagcGGGCCAGACTCCCAACCCTCAAccagctgcttctcttcaggCAACGAGTCCATCTGCTCCCCCAACGTGTACATCGAGTGTGCTGACCACACACTGGGTAGGTGAGGTGGCAAGTGGGTGGCTGGGGGCCAGCCTGGTGCCCCATGGAGGGGGCCTGGGGAATGCGGCCGTGCCAATGGGTGCATGCCCCCAGACGCAGCGGTGGAGGACAGCCAGGAGCGCTGCAGCTGCCCCACGCCATGCAACCTGACCCGCTATGGCAAGGAAATCTCCATGGTGCGCATCCCCAACAAGGGCTCAGCGCGCTACCTCGCCCGCAAGTACAACAAGAATGAGACCTACATCCGGTGAGTTGCTGGTACCGGGATTGCTGGGGggtgggcagggagctgggggccAGGGGAATCCCCACCCCACTCCTGCCAGCATGCAGGGAGCGAGTCCTGCCACACATAgttcctgcagcatcctctgcccAGGGGTAGCTGCCAATAGAGTATCTCCCTGACTCATCCATAACCTCCCAGCCCTCCCCCTAGCACCTCCCCACCCCATGGTTCCTGCTGGCCTGGACCATGCCCCTTCTGTGTCCTCACCACACCATCCTGAATAACTAGGAACTGGAGGGCTCGGGGACAGCGGAGGTTGGGGGTAGGGGTGGTGGAAGCATCGGTGACCAGCCCTCCTTGCTGACCATTATGTTGTCCCTCCAGGGAGAACTTCCTGGTGCTGGACATCTTCTTTGAGGCACTCAACTACGAGGCCATTGAGCAGAAGAAAGCCTACGACCTTGCTGGGCTTCTCGGTGACTCCCCCAACCTACTCATGGGACCCTGAGGCGGGGAGCTCTGGGTCCCAGCCCTGGGAGGATGTGGGGCTGTTTGGGGAGGGACCACAGAGGGCAGGAGCTGGCCACAGACTGGTTGAAGGGTGGCATGCTGCTGGCCATCCCCTGTCCTGCATATACGTTGCTCCCTCTGTCCTGCCATCCCTGCCCCTGTGATTGCGCTGTCCCCCTCCTCCTGGCAGtcctggcactgcctgcagccccGCTGGCCCACCCCAGGCTCCCAGCAGGCTGCACAGCATGTCCTGGtgtccatctcctcctcctccccaggagACATCGGGGGACAGATGGGCCTGTTCATCGGTGCCAGTATCCTCACCATCCTGGAGATCCTGGACTATGTCTATGAGGTGTGCTGAGCCTTCCGGGCTGTGTCTAAGCAGTGGGAGTGGGtgaggcacagagcagggcCTGGGCAACCTGGGGAGGGAGTGCAGTGTATGGGCCACCCCAGGGGGCTTTGACAGCCCCCAAATCGGGGAATGCCCAGCAGGAGGCACTGGGAAGTTCCCCAGTATCTCTCTGTGGTCTGAGGACAGGGAGGGTGGAGGGCAGAGGTGCTGTCCCTGTCACCAGGCCCATGTCCcccaggcagggagaggagcaggtgGCAGTCAGTGCAGGCTGGGGTCCCCCCACATGGGGTGCTGCCTGCGTGTGGGTCCCGGGCTGACCCTCTGTCTGCACCCAGGTGATCCGGGACAGGGTGAGCCGGGTCCTGCGACGCTCCAAGCCACCCCTGAAGAAGCCCTCGGGCAGCATCGCCACgctgggactggaggagctcAAGGACCAGGTACCTGCATGCGGCTGGGCTGCCCAGGGGGCTGCAAGGACAGGGCCTGGGCAGCATCTGCCCTCAGCCCAGAGGGAAGGGATATTGTCCCAAGAGCAAGGGGCAGTGCTGCTCCATGTTTGGTACCCTCAGGCTGCAGAGCCGGGGCAGCCCCAgggtggcagggagctgggtaTCCCTGGGGGTCTCCTGGGGGTCTCCTGGGGGTCTCCTGGGGACAGGCTTTGCTGTGTGGAGAGGGATGGGGGAGCAGGGTGCATGGGGTCTGTGCCCACCCCTCTGACTGCCATCCCTGCAGAGCCCCTGCGAGACGCTGGGCCGACACGTGGAGGGTGCCTACAACACGGGCATCCTGCccaaccaccaccaccgccACCACTACCCTCACCAGGGCGTCTTTGAGGACTTCGCCTGCTAGGCCAGCTCGGGACTGGGGGGGCAGACCCCCACCACCCCGCTCCCCACAGTCCGCATGGAGAGGGACTGCGGCAGCGGGCGCAGCAGGCGCAGGCCCCTGCCTCCCCCACCCCACTGCCAGGACCGGCCTGTGCCGTTCGCCCCTGGcgatgctgctggagctgctgtggcacCGGCACCAGAGTGACCCCCCAGCCCTTTCGCCCGTCCCCTCCACTTGCCCCCAGCACAGGGGCCCAGCCCTCTCTCAAGCACATGGCATGGAGGGGAACGGGCACGCCCAGAGGGGTTGGGGGAGCAGCCGGGTgtggggcagaggcagtgcagAGCATTCAGGGGTTAAGCTGTGGTTCCTGCAGGCCCCTCCAAGCCCTCCCCTGCTGGCCTCTCCAGGGTGGGAGACTCTGCCCTGCATGGTCCCCCCCAGGAGATGTGCCTGGAGCAGCTTTGCGCCTGCCCAGGGACCACACaattcctccccttcccacagcagggcagggcgGCATTGCAGGGCATGCCTCTGAGCAGCACGGCCCCCGCTGCCAGCCCAGGGACACCCCACCTGCAGCCACACCTGCATGGCACCACCACTGTGACACCCCCAAACATCTGCCCACCCTTCCGCAACTTCTGCAGACTGCCACAGCTGCAGCCCCCCCATCGCAGTTCCCAGCCAGACCCCTGCACTGTGACTGCCACCCCTGCCCAGTGTTGGTCTCCAATAGCCCCTGGTCATTGCGGCACTGCAAACCTACTGccccctctctccttccccatcccatcGTGCCCACAGCCCGCCCGTCCTCTCCTCACCCAGGTATTGCCCAAAGCGGCTCGTCCCTTGGTGCAGCAAACAGGCCCACCCAGGTGATGCAGGGGGGTCCTGCCCTTGCTCCCCTGCCTGTCGCCCCTCTCTTGCACTGTGCACGTACCCCCTGCCACACTCCCACCCCCCGGGTGCTGAGCACCCGCTGTGCCTCCCCCAGACTGTACACAGTTAGGAGGGTGTACTGTACCCAGCACTGCCCGGACAGCCACAGCCCAACCCACCGGTCGGAGCCTCGACCAGGaccagcacccacagctcctgcctgccccgAGATGGTAGGTCCCACGGCAGGCCCACAACACTCCCCCTGTCCTGTTGGACGTTGCCTCCTCCCCCTCCACTGTAGCAGACACCAGCGCAGGGCAAACTGCCCCAAAATATCTCAGGAGGGGGGGCAGGCTGGCAAAGCCCCCCTCAATACACACACATAGAGCAGAGAGGGGGACCTCAAGGCAGGAATTTGGGACCTCTGGGGGAAGCTGGGGTTGAGCTATCCCCTGGCCCTGCCAGTTTGGTCCCCATCCCCGGTGCCCGCAGATGGAACAC
This region includes:
- the ASIC4 gene encoding acid-sensing ion channel 4, with amino-acid sequence MPIEIVCKIKFAEEDEKQKEKEEGDKESLIEEPARPRSRDLAAFASTSTLHGLGHICRSGRLGVRQTLWALAFLASLAFFLYQAAKSALLYLEHPHVMALDEEAIREMVFPAITICNINRYRHSALTDADIFHLANMTGLPPKDRDGHKATDLLYPDPDMADIVNRTGHQLDDMLKSCNFSGENCSSRDFTVVYTRYGKCYTFNGDRRNPRVTRQGGMGNGLEIMLDIQQEEYLPIWRETNETSFEAGIRVQIHSQDEPPYIHQLGFGVSPGFQTFVSCQEQRLTYLPQPWGNCRASVQGEQTLPGYDTYSIAACRLQCEKEAVVRSCHCRMVHMPGNESICSPNVYIECADHTLDAAVEDSQERCSCPTPCNLTRYGKEISMVRIPNKGSARYLARKYNKNETYIRENFLVLDIFFEALNYEAIEQKKAYDLAGLLGDIGGQMGLFIGASILTILEILDYVYEVIRDRVSRVLRRSKPPLKKPSGSIATLGLEELKDQSPCETLGRHVEGAYNTGILPNHHHRHHYPHQGVFEDFAC